In [Mycobacterium] stephanolepidis, the genomic window GGCCTCGCGATATGCCTTGCTGTTCTTGCTCATTGGTATCCAATCAATTGTTGGTCGTGGTCGTGCAGGCCGAAGCGGGCCTTACCACTGGACTTCTGGTGTCGACTGTCGACTTTCTGCGCTGATTACTCGTACTTCTTCGCGAAAGGTCGACATTCGGCGGGTGGTTATTCGGTGCTATTCGACGGTGATGCCCATCGAGCGCGCGGTGCCGGCAATGATCTTGGCGGCGGCGTCGATGTCGTTGGCGTTGAGGTCTTCCTTCTTCGTCTCGGCGATCTCGCGCACCTGATCCCACGTCACCTTGGCGACCTTGGTCTTGTGCGGCTCACCGGAACCCTTGGGCACACCGGCAGCCTTCAACAGCAGCTTGGCGGCGGGAGGGGTCTTGAGTGCGAAGGTGAAGCTGCGGTCCTCGTAGACGCTGATCTCCACGGGGATGACGTTGCCGCGCTGCGACTCCGTCGCGGCGTTGTACGCCTTGCAGAACTCCATGATGTTGACGCCGTGCTGACCGAGCGCGGGACCGACCGGAGGCGCGGGGTTGGCTTCGCCGGCCTTGATCTGCAGCTTGATCAGCCCGACGACCTTTTTCTTCGGGGCCATTGGGTGTTTCCTTACTTTCCTTCCGTGTTCCGGCCGTTATTCGACCGGATGTTCTGCGGACCGTCACGCGGTCCGAAGCCTTGTTAGAGCTTCTCCACCTGGGTGAAGTTGAGCTCGACCGGGGTCTCGCGGCCGAAGATGGACACCAGCACCTTGAGGCGCTGCTGTTCGGCGTTGACCTCGCTGATGCTGGCGGGCAGCGTCGCAAACGGACCGTCGGTGACGGTGACCGACTCGCCGACCTCGAAGTCGACCTCGATGACCGGACGCTCCAGGCCACCGGTCTCGGCGGCTGCGGCTGAGGTCTCGGCTGCCGAACCCTTGGCGGGCTTCTTGGCGGGAGTCTGCGGCAGCAGGAACTTCACCACGTCATCGAGGGCCAACGGCGACGGACGCGAGGTCGCGCCGACAAACCCGGTGACACCGGGGGTGTTGCGGACAGCACCCCAGGACTCGTCGTTCAGTTCCATCCGGACCAGGATGTAGCCGGGCAGCACCTTGCGGTTGACCTGCTTACGCTGGCCGTTCTTGATCTCGGTGACCTCTTCGGTGGGCACCTCGATCTGGAAGATGTAGTCACCCACGTCCAGGTTCTGCACACGGGTCTGCAGGTTCGCCTTGACCTTGTTCTCGTATCCGGCGTACGAGTGAACGACGTACCACTCGCCCGGCTCGCGGCGCAGCTGGGCCTTCAACGTGGCGGCCGGGTCGGCATCCTCATCGGCCTCTGCCTCGGCAACCGGCGCATCCGAAGACGACTCCGTCGGCTCCTGAGCCGTCGCCTCGGTCTCGGTGCTCTCGTCGACTACGTCGACCGATACGGCGGTATCAGCGGTGTCTCCTGGCTCGCTCGCAGCGTCGCCATCGAAGGTCGTCACCGTTTGTCCTCTCTCGTCTCTCTACTACCCGAACACCAGCATGACCAGCCGGGCCAGGCCCAGGTCGATCACACCGATCAGGGTGACCATGAACACCAGGAAGACCAGCACCACCGAGGTATAGCTGACCATCTGCTTACGGTTCGGCCAGATGACCTTGCGCAACTCGGCCACAACCTGCTTGAGGAACACCCAAAGCTGGACGAGCGGATTGCGCGACAGTCCCGACTTGTCCTTCTTGGTGGCCGGTTTCCGACTGTTCTTCGCAGCCTTCTTCTTGACCTCACCGGTCTCGGAGCCACCTGATTCGGTGAGCTCCGTAGCCGCGGTCAAGACGTCAGCACGGCGGGTCCGCTTACCCGTCGGGCGAAGCGGCTTGGTCGAGGTGACGGCCCGGTCGCTGTCGACTCCGGACTCGTCTAGCTCGTCGCTCATGCCCTTCCGTACCTCTCTGTTTCCCTAGTGCTTACTCCAGGGTGTTGCAGGGGTGACAGGACTTGAACCTGCAACCTGCGGTTTTGGAGACCGCTGCTCTGCCAGTTGAGCTACACCCCTATGGCTGGCATGCCAACCCGGTGGCCGGGGCCTCACACAACACACGCGCCTCCCGAGTACCCGACAGGCGCGTTGTGGTGGGAAAACCCCGAATCTCGAGTGTACCCCGAGGCCATCCCCAGACTGAAATTGCCCACCGATCTATTCACAGAGGGGTGGGCCCCTTTCTCAGAGGAGCTTGATATCGGCCATCCGGTCCGAGTCGCGGCCCATCAGCGTGGTGAAGGCCTCCATGACCAGCTCGCCATTCTGATCGCGCACGATGTTGCGGGTTGTCACGATGTCCACGCCGAAGGCCTCCTTGTGGGAGTCGACCTGGAAGTCGCACGACAACTCATCACCCTCGGTGATGGGCTTGTGATAGACGAACTTCTGCTCGGAATGCACGATCTGCATGGTGTCCATACCGACGTCGTAGGTACGGAAGAATTCCTTCTGCACCAGCAGCGCCATCACCGCCGGGAAGGCCAGGGGCGCGATGAGGCCGTCGTGTCCGAGTTCGGCCGCTGCCTTCTGGTCGAGACTGGCCGGGTCCACAGCCTTGACCGACTGCGCGAACTCGCGGATCTTCTCCCGTCCCACCACATAGGTCCTGGAGTACTTGTGCGTCATTCCGACGATGTCGAGTTGAAGCGCCACGACTACGCCAGCGTCGCAGTCGCGATAGCGCGCCCGAAGATCTTCTTGCCGTTGGTGGTGGCGGTCAGCGCGATGGTCACCGATTTGGTGTCCTCGTCGACCGACTTCACGCGACCGTTGAAAACGATCTCCGCACCCACACCGTCGTTGGGAACGGTGACGAAGCTGGTGAAGCGCACGTTGTACTCGGTCACCGCCGCCGGGTCGCCGATCCACTCGGTGACATACCCGCCGCCCAGGCCCATGGTCAGCATGCCGTGCGCGATGGCGCCGTCCTCGAGTCCCACCAGCTTGGCGGTCTCGTCATCCCAGTGAATCGGGTTGAGGTCGCCGGACACACCGGCGTAGTTCACAAGATCCTGCCGGGTCAGCGGAATCAACTTCTCCGGCAGCTGATCTCCCACGTTGACCGAACTGAATTCACGCAATGCCATCAGTTGAACCCGCCTTCTTCTCCGTCTTCTGCAGTGCGCCCGGCAAGAGTCGTGATCAGCTCCTGCACCAGCTCACCCTTGTCATTGGTGATGAGGCTCTTGGTGACGATGATGTCGGCGCCGAACGAGCGCCGGATCGAGTCGAGGTACACATCGCAAGTCAGCTTGTCGCCCGCCGTGATCGGGCGCAGGGTCCTGAGTTCCTGGTCGACCTGGACGATCTTCTCGTCCTTGATCCCGATGTTCGCGTCCTCGAAGAAGGCTGCCTGAGCGGTGTATCCGAAGATGCAGAGAAAGGTCGGCGTAGCGACCAGCGAGCCGTAGCCGAGAGCCGCAGCAACAGCCTCTTCGTGATGAGCGGGGTGGTCGCTCTTCACCGCGTCGGCGTGCTCGCGAATCTTCTCCCGCTCGACCACATAGTGGTCGGGGTATCGGTAGTGCGTTCCGACGAGATCTTGCGATAAAGCCACGGGGCGGAACCTACCTACTGATGTTGATCGATACCAAGTAAGGCTTGCCTATTCGTGTCGCGTGTCAGCGACACGAGAACCACCGGCTAGCGCGACTCTTTGTGAGGCTGGTGCGATCCGCAGTTCGGGCAGAACTTCTTCAGTTCCAGCCGGTCAGGGTCGTTGCGCCGGTTCTTCTTGGTGATGTAGTTACGGTGCTTGCACGTCTCACATGCCAAGGTGACCTTGGGCCGGACGTCTGTGCTGGAGGCCACTGCAGTTGCCCTCTTTCGTTCGTTGTCTCTATGTTCGGGTGGTAGCGGTGGGGAGGCTCGATCTCCCGACCTCACGATTATGAGTCGTGCGCTCTAACCAGCTGAGCTACACCGCCCCGCAGACAGAGCCGGCGTTTCCGCCTGCCGTCTACCGAGCCCCCTAACGGAATCGAACCGTTGACCTTTTCCTTACCATGGAAACGCTCTACCGACTGAGCTAAGGGGGCATAAAGCCCTCACGAGGGTACCCGTTGACGTCGGCGGAACCAAAACGGCTCTACCGGGGCACGGACCCGTCTACTTTCGGTCGCGGATCACCCGTGTGGGAGACATCAATGCGGGTATCCGGGGGCCATGAGTGAACCAGGCCTGATCATCGTCGGCAGTGGCCCGGCAGGCGTCGCGGCAGCGGAGTCATTCCGCGAGCACAACGCGAGCGCACCGGTGCAGATACTCACCACAGACCCCGACTCCCCCTATGAACGCCCGCCGCTGAGCAAGCAGTATCTGCGGAGACAGACAGATGACGTCATCCTGCATCCCCCGTCTTGGTATGACGAGCGTGCGATCGAACTGATCAGCAGTACAGCGATAGACCGCATCGACGTCGATGACCGTGCCGTGTACGCGGGCGAGCGGCGCTATGACTTCCGCAGCCTCATCCTTGCGTCCGGCGCGGCACCCTCCCCCTGTCTGTACCGGGCGCGCACCACGCCCTGCTGTTGCGCTCATTGACCGACGCCACCGTGCTGCGGGACGCAGCGGACACCGCTGACTCCGCGGTCGTTGTCGGCGCTGGGTTCACCGGCTGCGAAGCCGCGGCATCCCTGGCGCTACGCGGTGTGTCGGTGACTTTGGTGGCGCCCGAATCCCTTCCTCAAGAAGCGCGGCTCGGCAGAGAGGCCGGCGAGCGTCTGCGCGACCTGGTGACCGCGGCGGGGGTGCATTACATCGGCGGGGTGGAGGTCGAGGAAATCACCGGGAAGGGCGTAAGGCTCAACAGTGGTGTCACCGTCGATGGCAATCTCACGCTGGCCGCCACGGGTGTCACGCCACAGAGCAGTCTGGCCGCTAAAGCCGTTATACGGGTGGAGGATTCGCGAATCGTCGTTGGCTCCGATATGCGCACGTCCGCGAGCGGCGTCTACGCCGCCGGAGATGTCGCCCGTGCATGGAACGCCATCGCCGGGCGATATCTGACGGTCGAACACTGGCAGGACGCGATCGACCAGGGCTCGGTTGCGGGAGCCCGCGCTGCGGGCCATGAGGCCGCATGGGATGCGGTACCGGGGTTTTGGACCACCATTGGCGAGGCCACGGTGAAGTACCACGCCTGGGGCGAGGGCTACGAAGACAGCCGGATGATCAGTAGCACCGAGGGATTCACCGTTTGGTACGAAGCCAACGCTACGACGGTCGGGGTGCTTACCTACAACGCCGACGATGATTACGAACTCGGCAGACAACTCATCGCCGAGGGTCGGCCCGCACCGACGGCCGCCAGGTGATCTCACCGGGCGCGGCTCAATGGTTGCGCAGCTTGCCGATCAGTTCGCTCTTGGCCAGCCGCGAATAGCCCGACAATCCAAGTTCCTTGGCGCGCTTGCGAAGCTCGACCACGGTCCAGTCATCGTAGGAACCCGACTTACCGCCCTTGCGCCCTACCGCGGAGCTCCCACGGGCAGCAGCCGCATTGGAGATCCTTGCCGACTTTTCCTTGGAATCACCTTGTTTCCGTAGTTCCTTGTACATTTTCTCGTTCTTGATCGACGAGTTCGGCACAACATTCACCTCCGTAGTAGAACCATGTCCGGTAGGCGATTCCCCCTCACCAGAAGTCCTAAACCTGCAACCGACTACACCTCGGAGCGCACGCACGACAGCGGCCCGTCCCCTCGCCGGGAACGGGCCGCCCTCGATCGGTGGTTACCGTTGGGCTTCTTCGCGTGCCTCATTGGCGTCCGCGGCTTTACGCGCGGCTTCAGCCTCCGCTTCCTTCTTCGCGGCCTCACGCTGGGAATCGGCTTTGTCCTGCTGTGCCTGGCCCTCGCGCTTGAGGTCGTCGCGGCCCGTTACCGCACCGGCGACTTCCTTGATCTTGCCCTTTGCGCCCTCGACGACGCCCTCGATACCTTCTTCGGGACCACTCTTGTCTGACATACATTTCCTTTCATCTTGTCGCCACGTATGCACGCGGCAGTCGGTATTCGCCACCCCCACTTGCGGGCTTCCCATATCCAGTCGCCTTAAACCGCAAGGGAAATAACCTTCAACACATGCGGGAGCGATCCGCGGCACGGGCCGTGCCCGTCACTTGACCGGCGCCTTCTTTTTGGCCTGAGCCGCAGCCTCCTTCTCGGTGCTCGCGTCTCCGCCGGCTAGCTGACCGCCGGAGTTCTCCAGATGCGCACGCACGAACCATTGGAATTTCTCGAGTTCGCCGGCGTGGCCAATCAGCAAGTCCTGCGACACGAGGTCCAGATCGTCGAGTGTCTTGATCGCGGTACGGGTGTCCGCGATCACACCGTCGTATACCAAGTTCAGTGCCGCCAAATGAGCCTGCACCGTGTCGCGGCCCACCGAATAGTCGTCCCAGGTGCGGTCTTTCAAGATGGCACCGGGCGTTCCTTGCGGGGACCTGCCCAACGCGGCGACGCGCTCGGCGACTTCATCGGCGTAGCCACGTACCAGATCGACCTGCGGATCCAGCATCTCGTGCACCCCGATGAAGCTGGGGCCCACTACATTCCAGTGCACATGTTTCAACGTGAGGTGCAGGTCGTTATAGGTGCTGAGCTGTGTTTGCAGCAGATCGGCGATCTTCCTACCCTGCACATCGGAAAGCCCAGGGATAGTGAACGTGGTCATAATCAGCTCCTTCGCTATGTGGCGTCAGAACAGGACTACCCACCGGATGCCAGAACCAAACAGAACCTCTTCCGAGCTTTCCCATCGACAATCGTGATCCGGCCCGACAGCATCAATGGCAACTACGAGCCCGCCCCCGGCACCCCGGTTGCCGCCGCGACCAATGGCACCTGGCCAACTACGAACACGTCAATGGCGACATCGTCGTCACGGTAACCCGCGGCCTGGTGCAGCCCGGCGGTTGCACCGATCAGCCGGTTCGCCTCATCGCCCGTCAACGGATATTCGGCCACCGCATGACGCCAATGCGCGGCCAGGACGGTCGTTCCTTCCCGCATCTGCCCCAGCTCACGGTCCAGCACCTCACGCAACATGGCGGCGTCGAGGTAGTAGGCAACCTCCGACAGCACCACTAGATCGAAATCATCTGCAGGCCAATCCGAATCCAATGACTGCCGATGAAAGCTCACCCGATCCGATAGGCCACACCGAGCGATACGCGCACGAGCGGAATCGAGCGCCGAATCCACTAGGTCGATCGCGGTGACCCGTTCGCTGCGCGCCGCCAACTGCTCGGTGAGTATCCCCACGGAGCACCCGGGTTCGAAGACATGGCGATAGCGCAGCTTGGGCAGCATCGCCATCGTGATCGCGTACTTCCTCTGTTCATACCAACGCTGTGCGAGCTGCCACGGGTCGTCGGATATGGCGTACATCTCGTCGAAGAAGTTGTCCGGTAGCCGCCCCATCAGCGAAACACCGCCTCGCCAAGGGTGAGGAGCCGATTCACGACGTGCGGCGGCAGTATCGCCTCCGCATCCGGCCACCGAGGACGCAGCTGTGTCTGGAACACATTGGTAGCCTGCCGTTTTAAACCATCCGCTGCGTGGTCACGGGGTATCATGTGCATCCGGTGCCATGGCACCGCATCGTCGCCCGGCACGGCCCAATGCCACATCCAGACCGGGTACTCCAGCAGCGGCGCACCGGTGCGCCGCGCTGCGGCGGCAGATGCCCGCCCGACGGCCTCATGGTCAGGGTGACCATCGCCACGCCACGTGGCAGCGCACCAGGCCCCGGGCGGGGCAGCATCGAGAATCTCTACGAGACAGCCGCTCATTTCATCTTCCCTCTCGGCGAGAGCACCATCGGCCAGGCCCAGCCTTACCGGCGGATCGAGACCAAGAATATTTGTAGCGCAGAGTAATTCGGCATGACGATCCCGCTCCAGCCAAGAGCGTTCCCTGGGCGACAAGTCCGGATACGCGCCGCCGCCATCGCTCACCGACACGACGACGACATCGACTCCGCGTGCGCGTAGCATGGACGCGGCACACCCGAATCCCAATGTCTCGTCATCGGGATGCGGCGCGACCAGGACAAGGAACGGACATTCGTCCAGATCCAGGCCCGGAAATTCACGCGGCCACGCGAGCCACTCCGCAAGGGGCGTACCGCCGGACGATATCGGCCGTTCGGCAAGCCGCTCACTGTTACCGGCGTTGGCAACACTCATCGGGCCACCGCCCTGCCCAAGGCCGCGAGATCACGCTCGGCATGACTCTGCCGGACGTACATGGTGAGATCGGCAACATGCTGGGCATGCCTGGCATCGAGCGCCAATGGCCCGGGCCCCAACGCCCGGCCAGTGCGCACGATCGCCTGGTCCACCGCATGCTCCACAACAGCTCTGACACGGCGCGTGATGAGTTCGGTACGTTCGCTACGAGGTTCGGCGTCGACATAGGCGGCGGCTGTCACGAGAATGGCCTCGGCCGCTGCGAGCGCCGCATCCACCGCACCGAGGTGAGCTTGTGCGTGGGGATCACCGGAAGACCCGCGATGCCCCTCGGCGACGGCCCGGTAGAGGGGTGCGGCCACACCGCGTGCCCCGCCGAGCCAGCAGGCCGCCACACCCATGGCGCCGTGCCAGAAGCCCGGCCGGTCCAGGTACTGCCCAGGTTCCCCAACGGGTACACCGATTGCGCCACTTAATTGCACTGAACGCGTGTCACTTTCCCGCATTCCCGCGTTCTGCCAAATCGGTGGCAGCACGGTCGCCTCAGGCTGGCTCAGGTCAACGGCATAGAGCCCCCGCGCGTTGTCCTCTCTTCTCGCAGAGATGAGAGCGTGAGTGCACGAACCGGCACCCGAACACCATGCCTTCGTCCCATCCAGTACGCAGTCACCGCCTCTCTGCGCGACGGTGACCATCGTGTTCGGTGCCTCGGCCGCCCACACACCCCACAGCTGTTCCTGGCCGGGAACAGGGCCATCGAGTTCACAGAGGATCGCCATGGCATCGCAGTGCGCTTCGGCAAGCCGCCCAGCGGCCACGTCGTGTTGAGTCAGCGCGGCAAGCTTCCACCATCGCGCGGCGGTGTGTCCGGCTCCCGGCATCGGGAGTGCCAGCTCACCGGCGTGCAGCCACCGGCGCACGAGATCGGCCGTCATCCCGCACCCTCGCGGCGTGAGAAGGACCGCAGATACGCCGCGAATCCCTCGGGGGCTCTTCCGACGAGGCGGGCCGACGTCTCGACCGATAGCGCCTCATCACGGTGTATCCGGTAGTTCCTCAGTTCGAATCGCTGAGCAAGATCGACGTCTTCTCCGCTGCCGATGGCCGCGAATCCGCCTTCTTTCCAATATTTGTCAGCGCGAAAACCCATGTTCGCACCGTGCACGTGGCCGTGGCCGTCCGGCTTGCGCTTCGCGCGGTACGCATTCACATAGCGGCGCACCACACCTGCCGGTGTCTGCCGCCAGTTGTCCACGCGAACAACCCCGAGCACCATGTCCGCTCCCGAATCCGTCTGGCGCACCAGCCAATCGGCATCAACCCGGCTGTCGGCATCGGTGGTGGCCTACCACACCCGATGCTGCGCCGAGGCCGCTACCGCGCACACCGTCTGCGAATACGCGAAGCCGGCCGCTCTGGCGGCCCCGACATTACGAGCCTGGACCTCGATGAAATGCACATCGGAGCAGTACTTCCCCGCCAATCGCATGCTTTCGTCATCGCAGTCGTCCAGAACGACGACCGTCAGGGTCGGCGCCGGAAAGCACGCCGCCGCAGTCACCACCGCATTGAGGCAGCTCGGCAGATTGTCGACTTCATTATGTGCGGGCACCACCACGACCGCCCGCTCGTATGCGATGGCGCGGCCCGGCTGTTCGCCCAGACCCGAACGATCCAGTGGAACAGTCACCGACACAGTCGGTCCTGAAATGCGATGACGGACATTACTTCTCCTCGTAGGCTGAATCGGCCAGAGCAGCCCGGGCCTCACCCCTCCGACTGTCTGCTCGTCGGTGTACCCGTTCTGACGCGGTTCATGCATGGCAGCGCCGTCCGCCTGCCGACGCAGCGAAATACCCAGTCCGTGCATGAACAAGCGCAAACCGTGTACACGAACGTGATGCCCAACGAAAGGAACACGACGATGTCCGCTGTTCTTCAGGATCGGACGATCGCGATACTGGCCGCCGACGGAGTCGAACGTGTGGAGCTGGAAGAACCACGCAACTCGATCATGGCTGCCGGTGGCACCGTGGTCGTGCTCTCGATCAGATCAGGCGAGATTGCCGCCCGTGACCACGATCTGGCACCGGCCGGGACGCTGCACGTCGACCGCGAGGTCGGCAAGGCATCCGTGGACGACTACGACGCACTGGTGCTTCCCGGGGGCACCGTCAACCCCGACAAACTGCGCGCCGATGCAGGTGCGGTGGATTTCGTGCGTGCGTTTGTGCGCTCCGACAAGCCCGTGGCCGCGATCTGCCACGGGCCGTGGACCCTTGCCGAGGCAGGTGTATTGCAAGGACGAACGGTCACGTCGTACCGCAGTATCCGCACAGACCTGCGCAACGCCGGGGCCCATGTCCTCGACGAGGAGCTGGTCATCGACCACAACCTCATCACCAGTCGTTCCCCGGAGGACCTGCCCGCGTTCTGTCGGGCCATCGTGGACAACGTCGCCGCCGCCAGTGCCAGACGATGACCGAGATCAGTGACGGCCCCCGCCTGCGCTACCGCGGGTGACACGGCACCGGGGCGTACAACGCCTGCCGGCACAGTTCCTCGGCCTCGGCGGTCGACCGGTCCAGCGGTAGGCGCGTATCGATCACGTGCGCCTCACCCCACCCGTTGTCCACACCGACGAACTCAGAACTCAACGCCGCCGCGATATCACCGCCGGCATCCGACACTCCGTCGTGGCGGGCCGCCACCCGATGTTGGGCGGTCACCAGCGGCGCCATACATAAGAACTCCACCATCGGCGCTCCGGCTTCATACGCGAGCTGATGCGCGCGCAGCCGGTGACGCGGATTACGCCAGGTCGCGTCCAGGATGACGGTGTGCCCGCCGGCCAGACACACCCGCGCTCTGCGGAGCACCGCATCGTATACGGCGGCCACGTTCTCCGGGGAGTACAGGCCCGCGTCGAGCACGCCCTTCCCGCCGGATATCACGCCCAGGCGATGCAATTGGTGGCGCACCTCATCGGTGGAGATGATCTGAGCACCAACATCTTCCGATATCCGACGCGCTAAGGTGCTCTTGCCTGTACCCGGTCCGCCACCGACCAGCACAAGCCGAACCGTTGCCGCGCTCAGGTGGCTCAGCGCCATCGACACATGTTTGGTGGCCCGGCTCAGGGCCGCGCGCTGCCCCTGCGCGAACCGGGTGCAATCCACCTTGGCCCGGACCAAGGATCGATAGGCGATATAGAAGTGCCGCAACGGCTCCGGTGCGGGATCGGCGGATAGTTCCACGTAGCGATTCATGAAGTATTCGCCCAGATCCCGCCGCCCCAGGAATTCCAGATCCATGGCTAGGAATGCGGCGTCGTCGAGGCTGTCCGCGTGCCGCAGTCGGTCGTCGAATTCCAGACAGTCGAGCATCACCGGACCATCGGGCAGGCAGAAGACGTCGCTGGCCATCAGATCGCCGTGCCCGTCGATGATCCTGTGGTCGGCGATGCGCTGTGCGAACAGCACCGCCCGCCCGGAGATGAACTGTGTCGCGAGCGTCCGGACCATGCGCACGTCGTCCGCGGCGAGCGCCGTTCCGACATACTTCTCCAACGAGGTCAGCGTGTCCTCCCAACGATCGACGACAGCGTCAAGCGCCCCGGCCTCGTCGATCGATGGGCTGCGATCGGCCCGCTTGTGGAATGCCGCCAGCACCTCCGCGACCGCATCCAGATGCGACTTGGTGACCCGGCCCGCCTTGGCCATCGCCGACAATCGCGCGGCGTCCGGGTAGCGCCGCATCACCACGACCGGTTCGCCCGGCCCGCCCTCGGGATCGGTGAGGTGCGAGACACCGATGTAACTGTCACTTGAGATGCGGCTGTTGAGCGCCACCTCACGGGCACAAGCCCTTTCGCGAAGCTCCAGGGTGCTGAAGTCGAGGAGGTTGGTGACCACGGGCTTTTTGAGTTTGTATGCCCGCCCTCCAGCCAAAATGACTATACCCGTGTGTGTTTCACGGATCTCTGCACCGACGTACGTGGGGCTGGCGGTCGATCGCATTGCGCGCATGACTTCATCGTTGCCGGGTGCGGGACGAGGATATCCGGCCATGTGCCCCTGATCTGTGGGTCGGAAGTCACCAGTTCTCCCCCGCCAAGGCCCTCCCGGCGTTTCCCGGGCCACATACCCGGTGACTTCGGGTCCCTGGCCGGTGACCAAATGCCCTGTCCACGCCCGGATGTGTCACCGAGAGTCGATATCACCACCAGTGAGCGGAGCCCGACATGCCCAAGACGATGGTTCACATCGACGTAGTCCAGACTGCGATCCAACTTGCTTGCCGTGCACCGTCTTTGCACAACACCCAGCCATGGCGCTGGATCGTCGACCCGGGCTCCGGGTCCGGGGATTTGCACCTATATCTGGACCGCTCTCGCTGCGTGAACAGAACTGACGACAGGGGCCGCGAAGCCATCATCAGCTGCGGTGCGGCTTTGGACCATTTCCGGGTCGCCATGGCCTCGGCGGGCTGGATGGCACGCGTGGAACGGGTCCCCGACCCCGACAACCCCGACCACCTCGCGGCCATCACGTTCTTGCCCAGATCCGTCGTGGTGGTGGGTGATCGTCGACGTGCGGATGCGATCCTGCAGCGTCGCACCGATCGCCTCCCCTTCGAGTCACCGCCGAACTGGTCGCAGTTCGCCCGGATGTTGAACTCGGTGATCTCCGATCGGGCGGTGATCTTGGACGTGATCGACGATGCGATGCGGCCGAGACTGGCCGAGGCGTCGGCACTCAGCGATGCCCTGCGTATCTACGATTCGGCCTACCAGAACGAACTCGATTGGTGGACAGCATCGTTCACCCTGGGAGAAGGTATTCCGCGCAGTGCGCTGGTGTCGGCCGGTGAGAGCGATCGCGTCGACATCGGCCGCACCTTCCCGGTCGTCTCGGAACGGACCCCACGGCCCGGCCCGCAGGAAGATCGAGCCAAGGTGCTGGCGCTGTCCACTGCCAGAGACACCCCAAAACACCTGCTGCGCTGCGGCGAGCTGCTGTCGGAGGTGCTGCTGGAAGCGACCCTGGCCGGGATGGCGACCTGCACCATCACGCACATGCTGGAACTGACCGCCAGTCGCGAGGTCGTCGGCGCCACCATCGGGCGAGCGCACCCGCAGGCATTGATCCGGGTTGGCCTTGCTCCGACCTTCGGTCGCGTCCCGCCCCCGACGCCCCGGCGATCGCTTGCCGACGTGTTCGAGATCCGCGGCTAGGGCAGTGCCATGAGCGAGATCCCCACCCGCCAGTCCGCGGTGGTCGTCGGCATCGACGGTTCGCGATCCGCGGTTCGGGCCGCGTTATGGGCGGTCGATGAGGCACTGCACCGTGACGTACCGCTGCGCCTGGTCCACGTGGTGCCCCAACCGGAGTTCCCGGAGTTCGACGAGGAGCCAAGCCCCGCCGGGATGGCGCTACGGCATGCCGTCCGCGAGATCGGGTCGACGCGAAAGCCGGT contains:
- a CDS encoding FAS1-like dehydratase domain-containing protein encodes the protein MALQLDIVGMTHKYSRTYVVGREKIREFAQSVKAVDPASLDQKAAAELGHDGLIAPLAFPAVMALLVQKEFFRTYDVGMDTMQIVHSEQKFVYHKPITEGDELSCDFQVDSHKEAFGVDIVTTRNIVRDQNGELVMEAFTTLMGRDSDRMADIKLL
- a CDS encoding FAD-dependent oxidoreductase, whose protein sequence is MSEPGLIIVGSGPAGVAAAESFREHNASAPVQILTTDPDSPYERPPLSKQYLRRQTDDVILHPPSWYDERAIELISSTAIDRIDVDDRAVYAGERRYDFRSLILASGAAPSPCLYRARTTPCCCAH
- the mbp1 gene encoding microaggregate-binding protein 1 — its product is MSDKSGPEEGIEGVVEGAKGKIKEVAGAVTGRDDLKREGQAQQDKADSQREAAKKEAEAEAARKAADANEAREEAQR
- the rplK gene encoding 50S ribosomal protein L11, encoding MAPKKKVVGLIKLQIKAGEANPAPPVGPALGQHGVNIMEFCKAYNAATESQRGNVIPVEISVYEDRSFTFALKTPPAAKLLLKAAGVPKGSGEPHKTKVAKVTWDQVREIAETKKEDLNANDIDAAAKIIAGTARSMGITVE
- the secE gene encoding preprotein translocase subunit SecE, which produces MSDELDESGVDSDRAVTSTKPLRPTGKRTRRADVLTAATELTESGGSETGEVKKKAAKNSRKPATKKDKSGLSRNPLVQLWVFLKQVVAELRKVIWPNRKQMVSYTSVVLVFLVFMVTLIGVIDLGLARLVMLVFG
- the hadA gene encoding (3R)-hydroxyacyl-ACP dehydratase subunit HadA; the protein is MALSQDLVGTHYRYPDHYVVEREKIREHADAVKSDHPAHHEEAVAAALGYGSLVATPTFLCIFGYTAQAAFFEDANIGIKDEKIVQVDQELRTLRPITAGDKLTCDVYLDSIRRSFGADIIVTKSLITNDKGELVQELITTLAGRTAEDGEEGGFN
- the rpmG gene encoding 50S ribosomal protein L33, with product MASSTDVRPKVTLACETCKHRNYITKKNRRNDPDRLELKKFCPNCGSHQPHKESR
- a CDS encoding FAD-dependent oxidoreductase; the encoded protein is MTDATVLRDAADTADSAVVVGAGFTGCEAAASLALRGVSVTLVAPESLPQEARLGREAGERLRDLVTAAGVHYIGGVEVEEITGKGVRLNSGVTVDGNLTLAATGVTPQSSLAAKAVIRVEDSRIVVGSDMRTSASGVYAAGDVARAWNAIAGRYLTVEHWQDAIDQGSVAGARAAGHEAAWDAVPGFWTTIGEATVKYHAWGEGYEDSRMISSTEGFTVWYEANATTVGVLTYNADDDYELGRQLIAEGRPAPTAAR
- a CDS encoding DUF7218 family protein, yielding MPNSSIKNEKMYKELRKQGDSKEKSARISNAAAARGSSAVGRKGGKSGSYDDWTVVELRKRAKELGLSGYSRLAKSELIGKLRNH
- the nusG gene encoding transcription termination/antitermination protein NusG; translated protein: MTTFDGDAASEPGDTADTAVSVDVVDESTETEATAQEPTESSSDAPVAEAEADEDADPAATLKAQLRREPGEWYVVHSYAGYENKVKANLQTRVQNLDVGDYIFQIEVPTEEVTEIKNGQRKQVNRKVLPGYILVRMELNDESWGAVRNTPGVTGFVGATSRPSPLALDDVVKFLLPQTPAKKPAKGSAAETSAAAAETGGLERPVIEVDFEVGESVTVTDGPFATLPASISEVNAEQQRLKVLVSIFGRETPVELNFTQVEKL
- the hadB gene encoding (3R)-hydroxyacyl-ACP dehydratase subunit HadB, which encodes MALREFSSVNVGDQLPEKLIPLTRQDLVNYAGVSGDLNPIHWDDETAKLVGLEDGAIAHGMLTMGLGGGYVTEWIGDPAAVTEYNVRFTSFVTVPNDGVGAEIVFNGRVKSVDEDTKSVTIALTATTNGKKIFGRAIATATLA